From one Streptomyces sp. Q6 genomic stretch:
- a CDS encoding SDR family oxidoreductase: MTHHPDPDPQPADGPLTGKIALVAGATRGAGRGIAVELGAAGATVYVTGRTTRARRSEYDRAETIEDTADLVTAAGGHGIAVPTDHLQHDQVRALVERVDREQGRLDVLVNDIWGGERLFAWDTPVWEHDLDNGLRLLRLAVETHAVTSHFALPLLLRHPGGLVVEVTDGTAEYNATRYRNSFFYDLAKTSVLRMAFSLGHELGPRGASAVALTPGWMRSEIMLDAFGVTEETWRDALRDQPHFAISETPRYVGRAVAALAADPDVARFNGTSQSSGGLAQVYGFTDLDGSRPDAWRYLVEVQDTGKPADVTGYR; the protein is encoded by the coding sequence GTGACGCACCACCCGGACCCGGACCCGCAACCGGCGGACGGCCCCCTGACCGGCAAGATCGCCCTCGTCGCGGGGGCCACCCGCGGCGCGGGCCGCGGCATCGCCGTCGAACTGGGCGCGGCCGGCGCCACCGTCTACGTCACCGGCCGCACCACCCGCGCCCGGCGCTCCGAGTACGACCGCGCCGAGACCATCGAGGACACCGCGGACCTCGTCACCGCGGCGGGCGGTCACGGCATCGCCGTCCCCACCGACCACCTCCAGCACGACCAGGTCCGTGCGCTCGTCGAGCGCGTCGACCGCGAGCAGGGCCGCCTCGACGTCCTCGTCAACGACATCTGGGGCGGCGAGCGGCTCTTCGCCTGGGACACCCCCGTCTGGGAGCACGACCTCGACAACGGGCTGCGCCTGCTCCGCCTCGCCGTCGAGACCCACGCCGTGACCAGCCACTTCGCACTGCCGCTGCTCCTGCGCCACCCGGGCGGACTGGTCGTCGAGGTCACCGACGGCACGGCCGAGTACAACGCCACGCGCTACCGGAACTCGTTCTTCTACGACCTCGCCAAGACCTCCGTGCTGCGGATGGCCTTCTCCCTCGGGCACGAACTCGGCCCGCGCGGCGCGAGCGCCGTCGCGCTGACACCCGGCTGGATGCGCTCGGAGATCATGCTCGACGCGTTCGGGGTCACCGAGGAGACCTGGCGCGACGCGCTGCGCGACCAGCCGCACTTCGCGATCTCCGAGACACCGCGCTACGTCGGCCGGGCCGTCGCCGCGCTCGCCGCCGACCCGGACGTGGCCCGGTTTAACGGCACGTCACAGTCCAGCGGCGGCCTCGCACAGGTCTACGGCTTCACGGACCTCGACGGCAGCCGCCCCGACGCCTGGCGCTACCTCGTGGAGGTCCAGGACACGGGCAAGCCGGCCGACGTCACCGGCTACCGCTGA
- a CDS encoding pyridoxamine 5'-phosphate oxidase family protein, whose amino-acid sequence MSQPAPARSAKQRKQDTLDRFERDVDAWVATAGADGGEPHMMPLSFLWHEGALYVSTRATNPLARNLVATGKVQLGIGPTRDVVHVVGTSEVLRDDEISTEFGDAFARRTGFDPRAADGPYRYFRITPVRIQAWREANELAGRDLMRDGHWLVAD is encoded by the coding sequence ATGTCACAGCCCGCGCCCGCCCGTTCGGCGAAGCAGCGCAAGCAGGACACGCTCGACCGCTTCGAGCGGGACGTCGACGCGTGGGTCGCCACGGCCGGTGCGGACGGCGGGGAGCCGCACATGATGCCGCTGTCGTTCCTGTGGCACGAGGGCGCGCTGTACGTCTCGACGCGCGCGACCAATCCCCTGGCCCGCAACCTCGTGGCGACCGGGAAGGTGCAGCTCGGCATCGGGCCCACCCGCGACGTCGTCCACGTCGTCGGGACGAGCGAGGTGCTGCGCGACGACGAGATCTCCACCGAGTTCGGTGACGCGTTCGCGCGGCGGACCGGGTTCGATCCGCGGGCCGCCGACGGCCCGTACCGGTACTTCCGGATCACGCCGGTCCGCATCCAGGCGTGGCGCGAGGCGAACGAGCTCGCGGGCCGCGATCTGATGCGGGACGGTCACTGGCTGGTCGCCGACTGA
- a CDS encoding FAD-dependent oxidoreductase, with protein sequence MKVVVIGGVAGGMSAATRLRRLDERAEIVVLERGAHVSYANCGLPYFLGGVIEERDALLVQTPEALRARFRLDVRVRQEALSVDPAARSVRVRDLTTGDEYEESYDRLVLSPGARPFVPQLPGVERAFTLRDVSDTDRIAARLDAGARTAVVVGAGFIGVEAAENLRRRGLDVTLVELGEQVLPPLDPEMAAPLADELRAGGVRLALGTQLKEVRAHDVVLDDGRTVPADLVLIAIGVRPDVALARSAGLTIGPRGGIAVDESGRTSDPAVYAVGDAAEKRDGLTGESTLVPLANLANRHGRLVADAIVGRPVAARPATATAVVQVFGHTAAATGWNEKRLRAAGRPYQALHLHPGSHAGYYPGASPIALKVLYDPTDLRILGAQAVGADGVDKRIDVVATAMAGGLTAPELADLELAYAPPYGSAKDPVNMAGMIAENLATGTDRTVQWHEVSALRDAGATVVDVRTAAEHARGAIPGAVNIPLDELRERTAELPDGDLVVHCQVGLRGHTALRLLAGLGRDAANLDGGYATWSAGRAA encoded by the coding sequence GTGAAGGTCGTGGTCATCGGTGGCGTGGCGGGCGGCATGTCCGCGGCGACGCGGCTGCGCCGACTGGACGAGCGGGCGGAGATCGTCGTCCTGGAGCGCGGTGCGCATGTCAGTTACGCGAACTGCGGGCTGCCGTACTTCCTGGGCGGTGTGATCGAGGAGCGCGACGCGCTGCTCGTGCAGACACCCGAGGCGCTCCGGGCCCGCTTCCGCCTCGATGTGCGGGTGCGCCAGGAGGCGCTCTCCGTGGATCCGGCCGCCCGCTCGGTGCGGGTGCGCGACCTGACCACGGGCGACGAGTACGAGGAGTCGTACGACCGCCTGGTGCTCAGCCCCGGCGCCCGGCCGTTCGTGCCCCAACTTCCCGGGGTGGAGCGGGCGTTCACGCTGCGGGACGTCTCCGACACCGACCGGATCGCCGCGCGGCTCGACGCCGGCGCGCGCACGGCGGTGGTCGTCGGCGCCGGGTTCATCGGCGTGGAGGCGGCGGAGAACCTGCGCCGCCGGGGCCTCGACGTGACCCTCGTGGAGCTCGGCGAGCAGGTGCTGCCGCCGCTCGACCCCGAGATGGCGGCGCCGCTCGCCGACGAGCTGCGTGCCGGCGGTGTCCGGCTGGCGCTCGGTACCCAGCTCAAGGAGGTGCGCGCGCACGACGTCGTCCTGGACGACGGACGGACGGTGCCCGCCGACCTCGTACTGATCGCGATCGGCGTACGGCCCGATGTCGCGCTCGCCCGGTCCGCCGGGCTCACCATCGGCCCGCGCGGCGGCATCGCCGTCGACGAGAGCGGCCGCACCAGCGACCCGGCCGTCTACGCGGTCGGTGACGCGGCGGAGAAGCGGGACGGGCTGACCGGCGAGAGCACCCTCGTACCGCTCGCCAACCTGGCCAACCGGCACGGGCGTCTCGTCGCCGACGCGATCGTCGGGCGTCCGGTGGCGGCCCGACCGGCCACCGCCACCGCCGTCGTCCAGGTCTTCGGGCACACCGCGGCGGCCACCGGCTGGAACGAGAAGCGGCTGCGCGCGGCGGGCCGCCCGTACCAGGCGCTGCACCTGCACCCCGGCTCGCACGCGGGCTACTACCCGGGCGCGTCCCCCATCGCCCTCAAGGTCCTGTACGACCCCACGGACCTGCGGATCCTCGGTGCGCAGGCGGTCGGCGCCGACGGGGTCGACAAGCGGATCGACGTCGTCGCCACCGCGATGGCGGGCGGTCTGACCGCGCCCGAGCTGGCGGATCTGGAGCTGGCCTACGCTCCCCCGTACGGCTCGGCGAAGGACCCGGTCAACATGGCCGGGATGATCGCCGAGAACCTGGCGACCGGCACGGACCGCACGGTCCAGTGGCACGAGGTGAGCGCGCTGCGTGACGCGGGCGCCACCGTCGTCGACGTGCGCACGGCCGCCGAGCACGCCCGGGGCGCCATCCCCGGCGCGGTCAACATCCCGCTCGACGAACTGCGCGAACGCACCGCCGAGTTGCCGGACGGCGACCTCGTCGTCCACTGCCAGGTGGGGTTGCGCGGCCACACGGCGCTGCGGCTGCTCGCCGGACTCGGCCGCGACGCCGCGAACCTGGACGGCGGCTACGCCACCTGGTCGGCGGGCCGCGCCGCCTGA
- a CDS encoding metal-sensitive transcriptional regulator, translated as MSGTGNPEAMDAVLKRLRRAQGQLNGVIAMIEAGRDCKDVVTQLAAVSRALDRAGFKIIASGMRDCMNAADGEQPPLSEEELEKLFLSLA; from the coding sequence ATGAGCGGCACCGGGAACCCGGAGGCGATGGACGCCGTCCTCAAGCGACTGCGCCGTGCCCAGGGCCAGCTGAACGGGGTCATCGCGATGATCGAGGCGGGCCGCGACTGCAAGGACGTGGTCACCCAACTGGCCGCCGTCTCCAGGGCGTTGGACCGGGCCGGATTCAAGATCATCGCTTCCGGGATGCGGGACTGCATGAACGCCGCGGACGGGGAACAGCCTCCCCTGTCCGAGGAGGAGCTGGAGAAGCTGTTCCTGTCACTGGCGTGA
- a CDS encoding maleylpyruvate isomerase N-terminal domain-containing protein, whose amino-acid sequence MDLFSRSWAALRAAVAALPDQDFARPSGCTGWLVRDLACHLVIDAQDVLITLVTPAATRPTVDAAGYWHVAQEPPTGDDPLDALTVRLAAAYEDPALLAFHLDDVGSAAGRAAELADPDALVSTQGMVLTVRDYLTAYVLEWTLHHLDLIAHLPGVPGPPAEGLARSRALLEEIAGAPFPASFTDTDALVVGTGRRPASDEENARLGELADRLPLVLG is encoded by the coding sequence GTGGATCTCTTCTCCCGCTCCTGGGCGGCGCTGCGCGCGGCGGTCGCCGCTCTGCCGGACCAGGACTTCGCGCGGCCGTCCGGCTGCACCGGCTGGCTCGTCCGCGACCTCGCCTGTCATCTGGTGATCGACGCGCAGGACGTCCTGATCACCCTCGTCACGCCCGCCGCCACCAGGCCGACCGTCGACGCGGCGGGCTACTGGCACGTGGCCCAGGAACCGCCGACCGGTGACGATCCGCTCGACGCGCTGACCGTGCGGCTCGCCGCCGCCTACGAGGACCCGGCGCTGCTGGCCTTCCACCTCGACGACGTCGGTTCCGCCGCCGGGCGCGCCGCCGAACTCGCCGACCCCGACGCCCTGGTGAGCACCCAGGGCATGGTGCTGACCGTGCGGGACTACCTCACCGCGTACGTCCTGGAGTGGACGCTGCACCATCTCGACCTGATCGCCCACCTGCCCGGCGTACCGGGTCCGCCCGCCGAGGGGCTCGCCCGGTCGCGTGCGCTGCTCGAGGAGATCGCCGGAGCGCCGTTCCCCGCGTCGTTCACCGACACGGACGCCCTGGTGGTCGGTACGGGGCGCCGGCCGGCGAGCGACGAGGAGAACGCGCGACTCGGCGAGCTGGCCGACCGGCTGCCCCTGGTGCTCGGCTGA
- a CDS encoding sugar ABC transporter substrate-binding protein, with protein sequence MSRIRVAAVCAATLSLALTATACGGGSPTGGGSNDSPKTLTYWASNQGASIAVDKKVLQPELDKFEKKTGIKVKLEVVPWSDLLNRILTATTSGQGPDVLNIGNTWSASLQASGALLPWDAKNFDKIGGKDRFVESAIGSAGATGKDPAAVPLYSMSYALYYNKKMFKDAGIAEPPKTWDEVVAAGKKISKGGKWGLAAEGSNLSNNIHQVFVLAKQHGADWFTADGKPDFTSDGAVAAVKQYVDLMAKDKIIAPGNAEYAQNQSLSDFSKNKTAMVLWQAAASTFKSQGMSEDDFGVVPAPVQSGAPGQGRNVNSMVAGINIAVFKNTKNLDGATKFVKFMTSDEESKLLNKTYGSIPPVKAAQDDPAFDAQATSVLKKTLGTSAAPLPQVADESQFETAVGTAVKELFADAAAGKPVTTESVKAALTKAQQSMPNK encoded by the coding sequence ATGAGCAGAATCCGAGTCGCCGCAGTCTGTGCCGCCACCCTGTCGCTCGCCCTCACCGCGACCGCCTGCGGCGGTGGCTCGCCCACCGGGGGAGGGTCGAACGACTCCCCGAAGACGCTGACCTACTGGGCCTCGAACCAGGGCGCCAGCATCGCCGTGGACAAGAAGGTCCTCCAGCCCGAGCTCGACAAGTTCGAGAAGAAGACCGGGATCAAGGTCAAGCTCGAAGTCGTCCCGTGGTCGGATCTGCTCAACCGGATCCTCACCGCGACCACCTCGGGCCAGGGCCCCGACGTCCTCAACATCGGCAACACCTGGAGCGCCTCGCTCCAGGCGAGTGGCGCGCTCCTGCCGTGGGACGCCAAGAACTTCGACAAGATCGGCGGCAAGGACCGGTTCGTCGAGTCGGCGATCGGCTCGGCCGGCGCCACGGGCAAGGACCCGGCGGCCGTGCCGCTGTACTCGATGTCGTACGCGCTCTACTACAACAAGAAGATGTTCAAGGACGCCGGGATAGCCGAGCCCCCGAAGACCTGGGACGAGGTCGTCGCGGCCGGCAAGAAGATCTCCAAGGGCGGCAAGTGGGGCCTCGCCGCCGAGGGGTCGAACCTGTCCAACAACATCCACCAGGTCTTCGTCCTCGCCAAGCAGCACGGCGCCGACTGGTTCACCGCCGACGGCAAGCCGGACTTCACCTCGGACGGCGCCGTCGCGGCCGTGAAGCAGTACGTCGACCTGATGGCCAAGGACAAGATCATCGCGCCGGGCAACGCCGAGTACGCGCAGAACCAGTCCCTGAGCGACTTCTCCAAGAACAAGACCGCGATGGTGCTCTGGCAGGCCGCCGCGTCCACCTTCAAGTCGCAGGGCATGAGCGAGGACGACTTCGGCGTCGTGCCCGCGCCCGTCCAGTCCGGCGCGCCCGGCCAGGGCCGGAACGTGAACTCCATGGTCGCCGGCATCAACATCGCCGTCTTCAAGAACACCAAGAACCTCGACGGCGCCACGAAGTTCGTGAAGTTCATGACCAGCGACGAGGAGTCGAAGCTCCTCAACAAGACCTACGGCTCGATCCCGCCGGTCAAGGCGGCGCAGGACGACCCCGCGTTCGACGCGCAGGCCACCTCCGTCCTGAAGAAGACCCTCGGGACGAGCGCGGCGCCGCTGCCCCAGGTCGCCGACGAGTCGCAGTTCGAGACCGCCGTCGGTACGGCCGTGAAGGAACTCTTCGCGGACGCCGCCGCCGGCAAGCCGGTCACCACGGAGTCCGTGAAGGCCGCGCTGACCAAGGCCCAGCAGTCGATGCCGAACAAGTGA
- a CDS encoding sugar ABC transporter permease yields MTTTATSPAEAGEGRAVGKNSPGAAGGQGRRPGRIRRIGLPYLLLLPALVLELLVHLVPMVMGIVMSFRELTQFYIREWSTAPWAGFDNFKIAVDFDAPVGQAMLHSFLVTCLFTVASVGLCWVIGTAAAVFMQETFAGRGILRAIFLIPYALPVYAAVITWVFMFQHDNGLVNHVLHDQLGVTDKPSFWLIGDNSFYALLTVSVWKGWPFAFLIVMAGLQNIPKEMYEAAALDGAGLWQQLRRITLPSLRPVNQVLVLVLFLWTFNDFNTPYVMFGKAAPKAADLVSVHIYQSSFVTWNFGTGSAMSVLLLLFLLVVTGVYLVITSRGSRGRKTADV; encoded by the coding sequence ATGACCACGACCGCCACGTCCCCCGCCGAGGCGGGGGAGGGGCGCGCCGTCGGCAAGAACTCCCCCGGGGCGGCAGGCGGTCAGGGCCGCCGCCCCGGGCGGATCCGCCGGATCGGCCTGCCGTACCTCCTGCTGCTGCCCGCCCTCGTCCTCGAACTGCTCGTGCATCTCGTGCCGATGGTCATGGGCATCGTGATGAGCTTTCGGGAACTCACCCAGTTCTACATCCGCGAATGGTCCACCGCCCCGTGGGCCGGCTTCGACAACTTCAAGATCGCCGTCGACTTCGACGCCCCCGTCGGCCAGGCCATGCTCCACTCCTTCCTCGTCACCTGCCTGTTCACGGTGGCGTCGGTCGGTCTGTGCTGGGTGATCGGCACGGCCGCGGCCGTCTTCATGCAGGAGACGTTCGCGGGCCGCGGCATCCTGCGCGCGATCTTCCTGATCCCGTACGCGCTGCCCGTCTACGCCGCCGTGATCACCTGGGTGTTCATGTTCCAGCACGACAACGGCCTGGTGAACCACGTGCTGCACGACCAGCTCGGCGTCACCGACAAGCCGTCGTTCTGGCTGATCGGAGACAACAGCTTCTACGCGCTGCTCACCGTGTCCGTCTGGAAGGGCTGGCCGTTCGCCTTCCTCATCGTCATGGCGGGACTCCAGAACATCCCGAAGGAGATGTACGAGGCCGCGGCGCTCGACGGCGCCGGCCTGTGGCAGCAACTGCGCCGCATCACGCTCCCGTCACTGCGCCCCGTCAACCAGGTCCTCGTGCTCGTCCTGTTCCTGTGGACCTTCAACGACTTCAACACGCCGTACGTGATGTTCGGCAAGGCGGCGCCGAAAGCCGCCGACCTCGTCTCGGTGCACATCTACCAGTCGTCGTTCGTCACCTGGAACTTCGGCACCGGATCCGCCATGTCCGTGCTCCTCCTGCTGTTCCTGCTCGTCGTGACGGGCGTGTACCTGGTGATCACCTCACGAGGCTCCCGGGGAAGGAAGACCGCCGATGTCTGA
- a CDS encoding GH1 family beta-glucosidase: MSDSLDLAAFPHDFLWGTATSAYQIEGAVAEDGRAPSIWDTYSHTPGMIEGDDHGDEACDHYHRWRDDIALMRRLGTNAYRLSVAWPRVVPGGDGPVNPKGLDFYDQLIDALLAAGITPSVTLYHWDLPQVLQDRGGWPVRETAEHFAAYASVVAERLGDRVKHWTPLNEPLCSAWIGHLEGRMAPGWTDLTAAVRASYHLLLGHGLATQAIRAHVPGAEIGIVNNLAQVEPATDRPEDVAAARRMDGHANRWWLDPVHGRGFPADMLDVYQVELPQKAGDLETIAAPLDWLGLNYYFPSVVADHPAGPAPYADAVRRLGVPRTGMDWEVDADGIESLLLRLTHEYGARKLYVTENGSAYPDVVRPDGSVDDPEREDYLVQHIAACARAIRKGAPLAGYFAWSLLDNFEWAYGYDKRFGLVHVDYATQVRTIKGSGHRYGEIVRRHGARARRAA; this comes from the coding sequence GTGTCCGACTCCCTGGACCTCGCCGCCTTCCCGCACGACTTTCTCTGGGGCACGGCCACATCGGCGTACCAGATCGAAGGAGCCGTCGCCGAGGACGGGCGCGCGCCCTCGATCTGGGACACCTATTCCCACACCCCGGGGATGATCGAGGGCGACGACCACGGCGACGAGGCCTGCGACCACTACCACCGCTGGCGCGACGACATCGCGCTGATGCGCCGGCTCGGCACGAACGCCTACCGGTTGTCCGTCGCCTGGCCGCGCGTCGTGCCCGGCGGTGACGGCCCCGTGAACCCCAAGGGCCTCGATTTCTACGACCAGTTGATCGACGCGCTGCTCGCCGCGGGCATCACCCCGTCCGTCACGCTCTACCACTGGGACCTGCCGCAGGTGCTCCAGGACCGGGGCGGCTGGCCGGTGCGGGAGACCGCCGAGCACTTCGCCGCCTACGCGTCCGTCGTGGCGGAGCGCCTCGGTGACCGCGTGAAGCACTGGACGCCGCTCAACGAACCGCTCTGCTCGGCCTGGATCGGCCACCTCGAAGGGCGGATGGCGCCCGGCTGGACCGATCTGACCGCCGCCGTGCGCGCCTCGTACCACCTGCTGCTCGGCCACGGCCTGGCCACGCAGGCGATCCGTGCCCATGTGCCCGGCGCCGAGATCGGCATCGTCAACAACCTCGCCCAGGTCGAGCCCGCCACCGACCGCCCCGAGGACGTCGCCGCGGCCCGCCGGATGGACGGCCACGCCAACCGCTGGTGGCTCGACCCGGTGCACGGCCGCGGCTTCCCCGCCGACATGCTCGACGTGTACCAGGTCGAACTCCCGCAGAAGGCGGGGGACCTGGAGACCATCGCGGCGCCGCTCGACTGGCTCGGCCTCAACTACTACTTCCCGTCCGTCGTCGCCGACCACCCGGCGGGACCCGCGCCCTACGCGGACGCGGTGCGCCGCCTGGGCGTCCCGCGCACCGGCATGGACTGGGAGGTCGACGCCGACGGCATCGAGTCGCTGCTCCTGCGCCTCACCCACGAGTACGGCGCCCGCAAGCTGTACGTCACCGAGAACGGCTCCGCGTACCCGGACGTCGTCCGCCCCGACGGCAGCGTCGACGACCCCGAGCGCGAGGACTACCTCGTCCAGCACATTGCCGCCTGCGCCCGCGCGATCCGCAAGGGCGCACCCCTCGCCGGGTACTTCGCGTGGTCGCTGCTCGACAACTTCGAGTGGGCGTACGGCTACGACAAGAGGTTCGGCCTCGTGCACGTGGACTACGCGACGCAGGTCCGCACGATCAAGGGGAGCGGACACCGGTACGGCGAGATCGTGCGGCGGCACGGGGCGCGGGCGCGCCGGGCGGCCTGA
- a CDS encoding GNAT family N-acetyltransferase, with protein sequence MERTDVRVRARRRDDLAACVDVLALVHAADGYPVNWPADPAGWLTVRGMTGAWVARRDGRIVGHVLLTAPAAGDVAPSLVAPDVSTVGRLFVSPAARGRRVGAALLARAAREAVLHGTRAVLDVVTTDTAAIALYERLGWEFLGPGRQEWGPGEWVDVRCYAAPRA encoded by the coding sequence ATGGAACGGACCGACGTACGGGTGAGGGCGCGGCGGCGCGACGATCTGGCCGCCTGCGTGGACGTGCTCGCGCTGGTGCACGCCGCGGACGGCTACCCCGTCAACTGGCCCGCGGATCCGGCCGGTTGGCTGACCGTGCGCGGCATGACGGGGGCGTGGGTGGCGCGGCGGGACGGGCGGATCGTGGGGCATGTGCTGCTGACCGCTCCGGCCGCGGGCGACGTGGCGCCCTCGCTGGTCGCGCCGGACGTCTCGACGGTCGGCCGCCTGTTCGTGTCGCCCGCGGCGCGGGGCCGCCGGGTGGGCGCGGCGCTTCTGGCGCGGGCCGCGCGCGAGGCGGTCCTGCACGGCACCCGCGCGGTCCTCGACGTCGTCACGACCGACACCGCCGCCATCGCCCTGTACGAGCGGCTCGGCTGGGAGTTCCTCGGTCCGGGCCGCCAGGAGTGGGGGCCGGGCGAGTGGGTCGACGTACGGTGCTACGCGGCGCCCCGCGCGTGA
- a CDS encoding endo alpha-1,4 polygalactosaminidase, producing the protein MIVAPPPRRLLACCLGLAAVLLSACSSSTEGDVSPRVVRPTADAAFDYQIGGPYRPPAGVRAVARDRSAAPARGLYNVCYVNAFQAQPDARAWWAREHPDLLLRNADGRLVIDEDWDEVLFDISTPGKRARLAAIVGRWVDGCADDGFQAVEPDNLDSYTRSQDLLDPADAVAFARLVADRAHDAGLAVGQKNTAELLARHAAVGFDFAVAEECARYDECGAYAKAYDDRVFVIEYRAADFTRACRAWGSRLSVVLRDLDVRPAGTKGYVRRAC; encoded by the coding sequence GTGATCGTCGCCCCGCCTCCGCGCCGCCTGCTGGCCTGTTGTCTCGGCCTGGCCGCCGTCCTGCTGTCCGCCTGCTCGTCGTCGACCGAGGGCGACGTGTCGCCGCGGGTGGTGCGGCCGACGGCCGATGCCGCGTTCGACTACCAGATCGGCGGCCCGTACCGGCCGCCCGCCGGGGTGCGGGCCGTGGCCAGGGACCGGAGCGCGGCGCCCGCCCGTGGGCTCTACAACGTCTGCTACGTGAACGCGTTCCAGGCCCAGCCGGACGCGCGGGCCTGGTGGGCGCGTGAGCATCCGGATCTGCTGCTGCGGAACGCCGACGGACGGCTGGTGATCGACGAGGACTGGGACGAGGTCCTGTTCGACATCTCGACGCCCGGCAAGCGGGCGCGCCTGGCCGCGATCGTGGGGCGGTGGGTCGACGGCTGCGCGGACGACGGCTTCCAGGCGGTCGAGCCCGACAACCTGGACTCCTACACCCGCTCGCAGGACCTCCTCGACCCGGCGGACGCGGTCGCGTTCGCGCGGCTCGTCGCCGACCGGGCGCACGACGCGGGACTCGCCGTCGGACAGAAGAACACCGCCGAGCTGCTGGCCCGGCACGCCGCCGTCGGCTTCGACTTCGCCGTGGCCGAGGAGTGCGCGCGCTACGACGAGTGCGGGGCGTACGCGAAGGCCTACGACGACCGGGTCTTCGTGATCGAGTACCGCGCCGCCGACTTCACCCGGGCCTGCCGGGCCTGGGGCTCGCGGCTGTCCGTCGTCCTGCGCGACCTGGACGTACGGCCCGCCGGCACGAAGGGGTACGTGCGGCGGGCCTGTTGA
- a CDS encoding rhodanese-like domain-containing protein → MSTTLAPAELHARSADSTLVVDVRAPGEFAAGHVPGAVNVPAEHLDALLPDLREAAERRRIVVVCAAGQRSAAACAKLADAGVEAVGLAGGTQAWSADGLPVDTAARAGRGVWAMDRQVRFTAGSLVLLGLALGRRAPKGRLLAAGVASGLVYSGLSNTCGMAAMLGKLPFNRPEPGALDIARAALRS, encoded by the coding sequence ATGAGCACCACCCTCGCCCCGGCCGAGCTGCACGCCCGGTCCGCCGACAGCACCCTCGTGGTCGACGTGCGGGCCCCCGGCGAGTTCGCGGCCGGCCATGTGCCGGGCGCCGTGAACGTACCGGCCGAGCACCTCGACGCACTCCTGCCCGACCTGCGGGAGGCGGCCGAGCGGCGCCGCATCGTCGTCGTGTGCGCGGCCGGACAGCGCTCCGCCGCCGCCTGCGCCAAGCTCGCCGACGCGGGTGTCGAGGCCGTCGGCCTCGCCGGTGGCACGCAGGCCTGGTCGGCCGACGGGCTCCCGGTCGACACGGCCGCGCGCGCGGGCCGCGGCGTCTGGGCGATGGACCGCCAGGTGCGGTTCACCGCCGGTTCCCTCGTCCTGCTCGGCCTCGCCCTCGGCCGGCGCGCGCCGAAGGGCCGCCTGCTCGCCGCCGGGGTCGCGTCCGGTCTGGTCTACTCCGGGCTGAGCAACACCTGCGGCATGGCGGCCATGCTCGGCAAGCTGCCGTTCAACCGGCCCGAGCCCGGCGCGCTCGACATCGCCCGAGCGGCGCTGCGCTCATGA
- a CDS encoding carbohydrate ABC transporter permease, which translates to MSDTSVRHRSPMAAPRSFLWGRRVFLTLLTVFVLLPVFVMVSSSLKPLQDVQGEFHWIPSSLTIRPYIDIWSTVPLATYFTNSVIVAGAATVCSVIIAVFAAYAVSRYRFRGKRVFTVTVLSTQMLPGILFLLPLFLIYVNIGNATGIALFGSRGGLILTYMTFTLPFSIWMLIGYFESVPRDLDEAALVDGCGPLGALFRIIVPAAIPGIVAVAVYSFMTAWGEVLFASVMTNEQTRTLSVGLGAYANLNDVYWNQIMAASLVVSVPVVAGFLLLQRYLVTGLTAGAVK; encoded by the coding sequence ATGTCTGACACGTCCGTGCGCCACCGCTCACCGATGGCCGCGCCCCGCTCCTTCCTCTGGGGCCGCCGCGTCTTCCTGACCCTGCTCACTGTCTTCGTGCTGCTGCCCGTGTTCGTCATGGTGTCCAGCTCGCTGAAGCCGCTCCAGGACGTCCAGGGCGAGTTCCACTGGATCCCCAGCTCCCTGACGATCCGCCCCTACATCGACATCTGGTCGACGGTGCCGCTGGCCACGTACTTCACCAACTCGGTGATCGTGGCGGGCGCGGCGACCGTCTGCTCGGTGATCATCGCGGTGTTCGCCGCCTACGCGGTCAGCCGCTACCGCTTCCGCGGCAAGCGCGTCTTCACGGTCACCGTCCTGTCGACGCAGATGCTGCCGGGCATCCTGTTCCTGCTGCCGCTGTTCCTCATCTACGTCAACATCGGCAACGCCACCGGGATCGCCCTGTTCGGCTCGCGCGGCGGACTGATCCTCACGTACATGACGTTCACCCTGCCGTTCTCGATCTGGATGCTCATCGGGTACTTCGAGTCGGTGCCGCGCGACCTCGACGAGGCCGCCCTCGTCGACGGCTGCGGCCCGCTCGGCGCCCTGTTCCGGATCATCGTGCCGGCCGCCATCCCCGGCATCGTCGCGGTCGCCGTCTACTCCTTCATGACGGCCTGGGGCGAAGTGCTCTTCGCCTCCGTGATGACGAACGAGCAGACCCGCACCCTCTCCGTCGGCCTCGGCGCCTACGCCAACCTCAACGACGTGTACTGGAACCAGATCATGGCCGCCTCGCTCGTCGTCAGCGTGCCCGTCGTCGCCGGCTTCCTGCTGCTCCAGCGCTACCTCGTCACCGGCCTCACCGCGGGGGCCGTCAAGTGA